The window GTACCGTCACAAAAACTTGTCATCATTGCGCGATAGCGCATTTAAAAGAACCGAGTTCATCTCGTAAAAGGGATGAGGTCGGTTTTTTTGCGTTTTATAGGGAAGGAGAAGGTCTAAAGTTGTACCAATAGGTGAAAGGAACTTGAAGTGAAATAAGAGTTAAAACGACACCTGAGCGAGCGACAGAAAAACACATTTAACCATCAAAGGTTAGATGTGTTTTTTATTTAATCAAACAAGGAGGAGTTAAAATGGCGATCGACATTCAAAATGTAGTGGCCGTCCGGAACGAGCAGCAGGAAGGGATTATTGGCCACCTCATGTGGTATTCAGTGGGGGGGCAGTTAATCCGGCGGGATGAATTGGAGCAGAAGCTGTTGGCTGCCGGATTGGACAAAGGCTGGATGCCGAATCCCATTCGGCCTCCCGATGCTTTTCGTCGGGCCACCAGTGAGATCCAGACTCGAAGGGCTACGGCGCAAGCGGATGTCTACGAGAACTACCTTGTCCGAGAAGTATATTCAGACAAGGACATGGTTCAACGAAACATCGTGGTCGAAACGGTGGATCAGCGGGGGAAACGCCTTGACTACAATAGTCGGGCGGCTGTCTTGACGCTGGACAAAAAGACCCAGAACATTTCCATTGTATCCTCCTACCCTCCCGCGGAGGAACTTGCTCGTGAAGCGGAGCGGAAGTATTACCTGTACCGCGATCACTACTCGGCCCAGCATCTTCGCGTAATGCTAGCGAATATTTTGAAGTCGCTGGCGCCGACACCGGTGAGGCCCAGTGGGGGAGTGTACTTCGTTCCTTCGGTTCACACAGAAGGTTTGGTGAAGCTGTGCCGATTTGCCAGTTCGTTAGAAAACAGCGAGGGATTCAAAGTGCCGCTGGTCGACACTTTGGATAACCGAAAGTTGGTGACGCACAAGCTTCGAGAGCACTTTGAAAGAGTGCTGGATGAGTGCCGATCTGCAGAAACGGGCCATCTTAAGAAAGGGCAAGTCAAGGAGATCATTGACGAAGCCCGACGTATCATCGGTCAGTACAAGGATTATCGAAGCCTTGTCACCGAAGATTTTAAAACAATGGAGGCTTACATCGCAAAGATACGCGTCCAAGTGGCGCAATTGGTGGAAGCCGTTTAGCCGTTTAAGAGACGATGAGCAGATTCAAAGGCCGAGTATTTCCGGCAATTCGGAGATGCTTGGCCTTTTTACATTTTAAAAAAGGGAGAGATCGGCATGTTCCAAAAGATCATTGAAATCAAAAATGCTCTCAACACCAGGTTTTTCGAAAGAGAGCGTGAAGTCGAAGCCCTGCTGATTGCCCTGTTGGCCCGTCAGCATTTACTGTTGATCGGTCCGGCAGGAACAGCCAAGTCCGCTTTATCGGCGGAATTGGCAAAGATCGTGCAGGGGGCAAACTACTTCCAATGGCTGCTGACCCGGTTCAGCACGCCGGAGGAACTGTTCGGGCCGCTGAGCCTCAAAGAGTTGGAGAAAGGTGTGTATAAACGAAATACAGCAGGAAAAATGCCTGAAGCACACATTGTTTTTCTTGATGAGATATTCAAAAGCAATTCTGCTATCTTGAACAGCTTACTGACGTTAATCAACGAAAGGGTATTTTACAACAATGGGACACCCGTTCAGACGCCTCTGATGACGATTGTGGGGGCGTCCAACGAATACCCGGAAGAGGGCGAAGGACTGGAAGCCTTGTTCGACCGTTTTCTGCTCCGATGTGAAGTGGATTACATCGTGGACGACCAGTGCTTTATCTCCATGTTGAAAGGGACCAGAGCGAATCAGGCTATGCCGTCGATCACGCTGGATGAACTGCGACAGTTTCAATTTTATGCCGACATGGTAGACATCCCGGATGAAGTCTACCAGACGCTGGCAACGATTCGCCGCAAACTGCGGGACGAAGGCATCCGGCCTTCTGACCGACGTTTCCGACAGTCCTTGAGGCTGTTGCAGGCAAAAGCATTGATTGAGCAACGACAGACCGTCGAGTTGAAAGACATCCTGATCCTTTCCCATGCCCTGTGGGAAACGGTGGATCAGAAAGAAATCGTGTCCGGAATTGTCAAGGAGAACGCACAAGACCGGATTACGACGGAACTGGAACGGATTGAAGCTGAAAGTACTGACATCTTGGCCGCTGTTCGAGAGAATGGCTCGACAGATGCCGGGCTTGAGGCGACGCAGAAATTAAAAGCGTTGGAAGCACAGTTGAAGCGGCTTTCTGCCGAGCATTCAGACCGGAAAGCAGAAATTCTACCCCTGCTTAAAAAGGTTATGGAAAGGAAACGGTTTGTAACCGAGACGATTTTGGGAGTCTGAAACCAGGGAGCAGGAGACCGCCTTTCCGGGAGGAGTCAATCATGCTCATCGTAAAGAAATGGTCGAAAACCGATAGTAGCTGGGGAATTTGGGACAGTGAGAAAAATGACTGGGTACGTAATCACGTTAATGAGCGTATGTGGGCTTCAACACGTGAGGACGCAGAACGCATATTGGCGGTGCTGGAAAAGGCTCGGTTCAAGCCTGGACAAAAGGCGCGATATGTGCGTTACAGAAATCACTCCCAAATCGTAACGATAGTAAGTTGGGATGTATGGTTTTACGAAAAACCGTACTACCATGTGAAAGGGAATGACGGAGTTACTTACTTTGCGTGGGAATATGATTTGGAAGAAATTAGTGAAAATGTAAGGAAGAAAATCGACAGGTAAATTACTAACAAACTTCAATTGACATGCCAAAGAAGGGGAACTTCTTTGGCATGTTTCCTTTAAAAGGAGCGACTGACTGTGTATCGAAAAATCAAATCCGTTTTAAACACGGATGCGTTCGATAAAAGACGTTTCAATGAGATATTCAACATGTCCAAGCAGTTACAGAAATTGAATGAAGCGGGTGAACAACGCTTGCCGACATTCCCTGATCTGCTCGGGGACATATGGGCCTCCCTTTACAAAATGAGGCCTGAAATCAAGGAAGAAGTGGACACGGATTTATCTGCAAACAAGCAACTCATGGAAACGATCATGAACGATGACTCTTTTCAAAATTTCCGTGAGTTCACTTGCCTCGACGACCTTTCGTCAGCCATCGGTACAGTCAAGTTTGGTGAGAAAACCAATGACTGGCTTGCCGAACAGGAACGGAGAAACGAGGAACTCAGAAAGCGGATGGAGGAGGTCCGGAAGCTGCAACAGCAACTCCAACAACAGAAAGAGAAAGCATCGGAGTCAGAGAGTGAGGATGAAGGGGCTAGAGAGCAGGATATCCGGCGGAGTCTTCAGCAGGAAATGGAACAGGTCGCACAAGAACTCCAAAAGTCCTTGGGACAGCATGGCAAGTCAGACTTCAGCCAAGCCATGGCGGAAGCGGTAAAAGAAACGAAACAAACAAAAAGCGATCTGAAATCACTTGTCGGTGGTATTACTGCCGGGAGCGGGGAAGCCGAACTGAAAAAAGTTCCGCTTCGGGATCAGATCGCGCTGGCTGAGAAAATGACTTACAATCGTAAACTGAAGGAAATTGCGGAGTGGGCCGGGCGGTTTAAACGGATTGCCCGGAAGAAGCAACGTTTCAAGTACCAGGAATCCGTTGACCGAAGTGGTGTGACCTTAGGCAATCAGGTGGAACGCTTGTTGCCCATGGAACTAGGAATGTATTCCCATCCAGCCACAAGAGTGGATTTCCTGCGCCGTTTTGCCGAAGGACAGACGATGCAGTATGAGCAAAAGGGGAAGGAAACGTTGGGGAAAGGACCGATTGTCCTTTGTCTTGACCAATCCGGGAGTATGTCGGGATTGGACAGTCAAGCCAAAGGCTTCGCTCTTGCGCTGATGTCAATTGCCCGGAAACAGAAGCGGGACTTTGCGCTGATCCTGTTTTCCGTAAGTACCCGCACTTTCCGCTATCCGAAGGGGAAAATAACCCCCAAGGACATGGTGACCCTGGCGGAGACATTCTTATCCGGTGGTACGTATTTTGACCGTCCGCTGGAAGAAGCGTTAAGAGTAATCGAGGAGAGTCGTTTTCAGCAGGCGGACGTGGTGTTTGTGACGGATGGGGAGTCGTATTTGAAGGAGGATTTTGTTGAAAGGTTTAATGCGAAGAAACGAGAGAAGGAGTTCCATGTATTGAGTCTCTTGTTGGGGGTTGAAAGCACGGAAGTCGTGAAACAGTTTTCAGATGAGGTTTTAAAGTCAAAGGACTTCGATGATGAATCCGGTCATGTTGTCTTTCAAATCACAGGGTAACGGGGAGCCAATCTCCCCGTTTTTTTATTGGTGCGCCCGGCATGGGCGCTCTCTATAGGGTGAAAGTCCCGAACGGCGAAGGCAGCAGTAGCCGTTAGCTCAAGGCAAGGGTACCCGCGGCGACGCGGGATCTGAAGGAAGCCGGCGGCAAACCTCCGGCCCGACGAACAGGAACCCCATAGGAGGCTGTCCTTGCTTGGATGAGTTCGCAACACAAATAGTCCTTGCTGCCGAAGGGCAGGGCGGTAAATGGGGCGGGTGGAGGGAGGGAAAGGAAGCGTAACCCCGCCGGGACGGGGCTGGCATGGCGGGAGTCAATAGAGGCCATATTACTCGGTGGTGCACAACCTACGGAAGGGCTGAAAGTCAGGACAAGTGAGGGAACCGAATAAACTCGACGGGTAAGTGGAGACAGCGAAAACCCCGGATGGGACCTGTTTTCCGAAGGGAGTGGTGAACACGCGGGGGACGGAAGAAGGGCCGTGTATGTTTGCGGTACGAAACGGAATTTCCTCCCTGGAAACCCCGAGTACCGCCGGTTATGCCACGGGGTTCGCACAACTCGAAAAACCCTGCGGTCTTTTTAAATAATATCTTCACAGGCACAAACAATAGACTCTTGTTAGCAGGATCACTCGAGATTCGCGCAAAACAGATTGAAACACCAATATTGATGCGGTATTGTGAAGGTGGTCTCATCCATAGCGAAAGCTATGGCTACATTGCAGCGCCTGCTCGTACAACTCGAGGCTGTAAGGCAACCCGTCTCATCCATAGCAATAGCTATTGCTATATTGCAGCGACCGGGTTGCGCCAACAGATTCCTTAATACTGCCGCCATATTCACATGTGGGGCCATCCATCGTACCATTTGAGGTCCCTCCCCTTCCCTTGCGGGTTGAAGTGTTTTGTGACATCCTCCCCCCAATCAATTGGGGGGCATCCCGTCGCGGGACGGTGGCTTGAAGCCGCAGGTTAGCCCAGTTCAGTTTATAACTTTGTGTTTCCTCTGTCGTGTGGATGGCGGCCGTACGAGCTGATCGCCAAGAATCCGCAGAAGTCAGATTCTTTAATCCAGCGGAACTTCCTGTCGATATGCTTCCTATGCATCCACAGTGGTTGATGGATGCATTAGCATCCGATTTCTCTGCATTTATAAGATAGAGGTTTCTAGGTGTTGTGACATCCTCCCCTGAATGAATTCGGGGGCATCCACTTAGGATGTGAGCATGAATCTGAACAAAGAATTTGCGGTGGAACTGGTAGAGGTGGTCCGGCATAGTTTGAAAAAGGATTTCGAAGAGATCCACCGCCGCTTGGACAGCATTGAGTCCCGGCTGGAACGAGTGGAAGGACAACTTGCAGAAGTGTCGGAAAAGGTGCGGTATGTGGTTGAGACGACTCCGTCGATCATCAGAGCCAATCAGTCAACCCTCTGGAACATGGAAAAGACACCAGTGGCGTTTTGTGCGACTGACGTCCCTTTGCTTACTTGCTTGGGAACAGAGTAGTAGAAAGTTGGTCTAGTAGAGTAATTTCCCCTTTCCACCGTTCGACGAGTTCATCAACGGTGAATTGGGCAGGGAGCTTTCCTTGTGGAAAGAATTGAGCAAGTTGCCCTGCCTTTTCTGCCGATTTCCCGAGTACTACAATCTCAAGTCTCTTTTTCATGTACTCGGCCCAAAAAGCTTTTAGATCGCTTTCGTCACATGAACCAAGAGTTGAGCGGAAGAGGTTCTCTAAGTCCTCATTAAGGTGAAAGTTGTACTCGAGTCCTCGAAGAATTAGATATAGCAAAACGCCGGTCGTATATAACCCCACGGAGACACCGAATGCCTCTTGAACATGCACACAGGAATTCTGCACTGCACTTCGTTCATTCGGGAGTTCGTACCCCACAACGATGCTCGGTGGGTTAACGGCCAATTGGAAGCGGGATTCAATCAGAGCTGCATTTTCCACAGCTTGGCGAGCAGCCCCAGGTTCAATACGACGTATTTCGGAGGGTGCCTTAATCTCAATGGGCATAACCCAAGGGTTGAGCACAATGCCGTCGAACCGCCATTGGGTGTCACCGGTTTTCCCGATAGCAGCCTTGGTTCCCAATGCTCTGAAGAAATTCCTAACTAGAGGGTAATAGTGCTCCTGTTTTAGACCAGCGGGGGATACGATATTGGGATCGATAATCTTCTTCTGGAACAAGGCAATCTCATGGACAATCTGGTCCGGATCAACAGACCAAACAGTGGGCGTTTTACTGAGTGTCTCTTGCCATTCAACTGTTGCCGCCTTGGCTTCCATACGTGTTCCGTTAAGCTCCTTTGTCCAACTGGGTGTCGCTGAATCATATTCGATTTCATTCTGGTCGTTCCAGTAAAGCGCACCAACGGGGCACCGAATAATGCAGAGTTGACAGTGAACACATATGTCCATATCAATCTTTGGGGAGTTGTTGTCACCATATCTAATAGTGTTGGTAGGGCATACCTGAGTAGGTTTATTGTTGGGCACCCCCTTTTCATCTACCTTCGATTCATGGGGGAGGTATTCAATACAGGGAGCGGGGTGACATTTAAGGCAAGCTGCCTCTACTTCGCTCCCGTCCGCCAGGAGTAAAGTAGCAGGCTGGCTGAGGGTACGAGTAATTGCCTTGGGTGGCCACAGTTTTTTTTTCGGAACTCGATACGTTGTGTCCTCATCTTCATGTCCTACTGGGCTGAACAAATCGTCTAGACTCATCTTTGTTACCTCCTAACGGACCAACTTCTCTGCATGAAGTAGAACTCTTGAAGGTAATTGCTGACTGGGTTCAAACAGGATCGGCAGCGGCTTCAACTTGCCAGAACGAACAGTGTCAACCTTGACTCCGAGATTCCTTAACACTGATGCGCCACGATCAAGTTTGGCTGCTAATGTAGCATCGATTTCGCGACAGGCCTTGGATGCCATGAAAAGTACAACTAGCCAGGCAAGGTCTTTTTCATCGGCTCCCTGCAGATCCTGCCAACGAATATCTTTCAGAGTCGATACTCGGGTTAATTCCTCTCGTCCTGCATTCGTGAGAGTGTTCACTTGAACATGTCGAGCCTTGGATGGACCAAGCTCGGTCACGTATTCCTGTCTTACGTTGTGGGGTAGTTCCTTGGCCGTTTTAACCTCGAACCATCCTACATCCCGAATGACAGCCAAGGTGAACCGAGTATAGTTAGCCAAGCTCGAGAACTGAACAGGGGTGCCATCGGCTTTGGAATTGGAACGCAAGAAAGCATCCATGGCGCTCTCAAAGGATGCTTGACCAGTTCGCCACGCCTTTATCTTGTCGGTACATATCTTGACGGCCTTGGCACTACGGTCATTGGAAACCTCTAGGGCTGTCAGCATCATTTCTTCCCTGGTAAGATAGCCTCCAACGGCTTCTGCAACTCGAAGGATTAACAGGAATGTCCGTTGCGAGTACCCATAGTTAGCGTTCGTGTGAGGATGTGGAAAGCAAACGTTCAGCAGAGATGAACGAAGTAACTCATGCTCACTGATAACCCTGCTCCGGCTTTTGATGGTATCGAATGTCGCCCCGGTGAATTTGCTAACTTGTCTTCCCAGTGGAGTCACCAGAAATCGGCTCCGAGAGTCTGGCACAGGCATTAACCAGCCCAAGATGCGGAACAACTCGGTAATCATCTTCATCTGGTTGAAAACGGAATCTAGTGATCGGTCTGCATTGTAGCTCAGTTCCTTTGCCTTACGACCTATTTGTCCTTTAGACGTAACATGGCCTTGCTCTGTCGCTCTTATTCCAAAGTCGTCGTGATCGAGACCGTCCTCTGGCCACCCTGCCTCTTCGAATGCTTGAATGATAACGTCTCGTAAAATGTCACGAGCACGGATGACATTTGAAATTGGGTTGGGAAGGCGAATCAGGGGAGGACACCTCCTAATTCTCACTAGTACACAGTTGTAATTATGTAGAAAGCAATCGCTTACGGTAGAGATGAAACTGAGCGGTGGCTTGATGCCGTCTGCGCCAGTACGACCAAGCCCAGACATGAATCAACGGAACAACTTGTTGCCAAATGACTATTTCCAGGAGCTGCGCTTCCAAAACTTCAGGGGAATAACAGTCCCGGCTGCATTTGAATGAAGTAAATATCTGGAAGGATCCCCTCCCGATTCGTTCGGGCAAGGTTTCAAAAGACTTTGCCCAATCAGATATTCGTTGTCCGGTGGATGGAGCGTTTTACGGAGATATTGCGGAGTTAGCGGAGTCA is drawn from Planifilum fimeticola and contains these coding sequences:
- a CDS encoding DUF6744 family protein, which encodes MAIDIQNVVAVRNEQQEGIIGHLMWYSVGGQLIRRDELEQKLLAAGLDKGWMPNPIRPPDAFRRATSEIQTRRATAQADVYENYLVREVYSDKDMVQRNIVVETVDQRGKRLDYNSRAAVLTLDKKTQNISIVSSYPPAEELAREAERKYYLYRDHYSAQHLRVMLANILKSLAPTPVRPSGGVYFVPSVHTEGLVKLCRFASSLENSEGFKVPLVDTLDNRKLVTHKLREHFERVLDECRSAETGHLKKGQVKEIIDEARRIIGQYKDYRSLVTEDFKTMEAYIAKIRVQVAQLVEAV
- a CDS encoding AAA family ATPase, producing the protein MFQKIIEIKNALNTRFFEREREVEALLIALLARQHLLLIGPAGTAKSALSAELAKIVQGANYFQWLLTRFSTPEELFGPLSLKELEKGVYKRNTAGKMPEAHIVFLDEIFKSNSAILNSLLTLINERVFYNNGTPVQTPLMTIVGASNEYPEEGEGLEALFDRFLLRCEVDYIVDDQCFISMLKGTRANQAMPSITLDELRQFQFYADMVDIPDEVYQTLATIRRKLRDEGIRPSDRRFRQSLRLLQAKALIEQRQTVELKDILILSHALWETVDQKEIVSGIVKENAQDRITTELERIEAESTDILAAVRENGSTDAGLEATQKLKALEAQLKRLSAEHSDRKAEILPLLKKVMERKRFVTETILGV
- a CDS encoding VWA domain-containing protein: MYRKIKSVLNTDAFDKRRFNEIFNMSKQLQKLNEAGEQRLPTFPDLLGDIWASLYKMRPEIKEEVDTDLSANKQLMETIMNDDSFQNFREFTCLDDLSSAIGTVKFGEKTNDWLAEQERRNEELRKRMEEVRKLQQQLQQQKEKASESESEDEGAREQDIRRSLQQEMEQVAQELQKSLGQHGKSDFSQAMAEAVKETKQTKSDLKSLVGGITAGSGEAELKKVPLRDQIALAEKMTYNRKLKEIAEWAGRFKRIARKKQRFKYQESVDRSGVTLGNQVERLLPMELGMYSHPATRVDFLRRFAEGQTMQYEQKGKETLGKGPIVLCLDQSGSMSGLDSQAKGFALALMSIARKQKRDFALILFSVSTRTFRYPKGKITPKDMVTLAETFLSGGTYFDRPLEEALRVIEESRFQQADVVFVTDGESYLKEDFVERFNAKKREKEFHVLSLLLGVESTEVVKQFSDEVLKSKDFDDESGHVVFQITG
- a CDS encoding ATP-binding protein; translation: MSLDDLFSPVGHEDEDTTYRVPKKKLWPPKAITRTLSQPATLLLADGSEVEAACLKCHPAPCIEYLPHESKVDEKGVPNNKPTQVCPTNTIRYGDNNSPKIDMDICVHCQLCIIRCPVGALYWNDQNEIEYDSATPSWTKELNGTRMEAKAATVEWQETLSKTPTVWSVDPDQIVHEIALFQKKIIDPNIVSPAGLKQEHYYPLVRNFFRALGTKAAIGKTGDTQWRFDGIVLNPWVMPIEIKAPSEIRRIEPGAARQAVENAALIESRFQLAVNPPSIVVGYELPNERSAVQNSCVHVQEAFGVSVGLYTTGVLLYLILRGLEYNFHLNEDLENLFRSTLGSCDESDLKAFWAEYMKKRLEIVVLGKSAEKAGQLAQFFPQGKLPAQFTVDELVERWKGEITLLDQLSTTLFPSK